The genomic stretch ACTGTGTTAAGTTGTCCCAGTGTAAGAGAATAAGATTGAACAGACATGATTCTGTACCTCAAGACCTACACAAGTCACAGATTCATCCCCCAAAATGGCAATATTTTCAGGTTTCAAAACACTTATCTTCTCAGTGCACAACCAAACTGTGTGTTACTCTCAAGTGCACCATTCTTTCACTGCAGCCAACACGATACAATATGTTCAAAGGCAATTAAATGTCTATAACTTTTTATTAGTAATCTAAAATGGCAGTAACAGAATTCCTTTGTATCACCACCTAACTACACCGCcacaaattttttaaaatattcttgtagAAATATTAGCATGTACATGTTTCTATATGTGTCAGCTCACTTAAATAGCTGAACTTGGTTAAGTCACATTTATGTACATTTTGCAGGTTGGAagcaggcacaggcagctgaCATCAGGTATTGTGACAGCTCTTGACAAAATAGCATGAAAAACAGGGCAAAGCATATGATAACATTGTAGTTTAACAGGATACTGTAACACAAGCTTGTGTATGAGCCTATGAATTACAATATTGACCTTAAGTATCCCatcacataagaaaaaaatattgctacagTATTAGAGTGATTAGCCTGAGTCTCAGAAGCAAGCTTACTAATTGGTGGCAGCACTATTTCAACATAGGTACTTTCCCTTAAAGCATCTTAACTGCAGCAATGGCTTGAGGCTCTCTGTATCACACAGCTTTCAGTTTGTCACTATCTAGGTTTCTGAAGACATcaactgaaaataattgttatttATTAACACCTGGAATATTATCTTCTGTTTGCTCTAATGAGCCACAAGGACTCAGGCAGAAACTaaggcaagaaacagggagCAAAGGCTCTTACCTTTGGTGCACACTGAAAATGCATTCCAGGCACAGGTAAGGTGGTAACGTACATAGTAATACAGCGGTACAGATACAAAGTTCCTATTATAAAAAAGAACCTGCGTCCCACTATTGATCtgaaagagaagggggaaaaaaagattgagTACAAAGTTCCCATGCAGGATATGTAAAAGTTACATATAACAGTTATAACAGCTTTATTATATAGCTGAATCCATAGAATTAAAGAGCAGCTCCACCCCTTGCTCTTCACCACACACTTCTCTAAATCAAACActaaaaagtctttcttcagATTTTAGTCTTACTAGCTCATAGTACATAACTACCACAGAGCTCCCACCAAAGCTACCTAGCCAATTTAACGTTGCCTCACTTTAACTTAAGTGAGCAGTCAGGCATAGTTTTCCTTGACTTGGTGACCTTCTCTTTTTAGTCCCATATTATAACCATGTACTTGACTTAAATATGTATCATTTAAGCAAatgaagacaaaggaaaaagcttcTAGTCTAGCTGCAGAAGAGAGCGGGTTCCTCCTCAAATTTGGGTGATGTTTTTTCACATTATCATGACCTTCTCTGTTTAAACACCACCATGTTAGTAAACACACTTTGGGAAAACCCAGTCCCAGAATAAATTTGGCTAGTACAACATAGGTGTCAAATTCAGATGTAAAAAAGGTTTATTGAATAAtcagaagaaaactgtatttctgcagtCCAGCATGGACACTGGAACATTTTCCAAGTAAGTcatctctctctcattttcctgCCAGCCCTATTCAACAATATTGCTACAGATGCTACCATAAAATTTCTTCTATCCAAAGTGAACGAAGGAAACCAATGTTCTGAAAAcatacagcagagaaaaaaccaTACAGCTACTTACTTGTATCTAAGAAACAACCACTGGAATATCCATAATCCAACCAGTATCATTCCATTTATTTCTGATACAGAAAAAGCCCATTTCACACGATCAATGTAATCAAAGAATTTGTCAGGCAAGGGAGGGCTTAGCTCCTTTGGAGGTACTCTCTCATGGACCACAGTGATCATTACAGTTGTTAGAATCAAGTTGAAGAGAGCATAGACAAAGGCAATGCCTGTTTTCCACCATTCCAGAGGAAATTTGTTCCTAGACTCAGCAGGCATAGCAATCTGGATGTAATCAGGatatttctttgctgtttttcgCAAACCGTTAGACAAGCCCTTTGGTTTGCTAGTGccatttttgttctcttcacTGACTGAGAGAGTAGGTCGTGAGTAGCCATTAGAAGTGTCATTGTTTTGACCCTCCATATGTTCTTCAAGCTTTGCTGTCTCAATGGTATTCATTCCCAAGCGGTATGGCCAAATCGGGTTTATCAGTGACAGATTTCTGGGCTCTCTGAAGTCTGTTAATCTTCGAAGTCCAGCGTTCTTGTTCCTGGATGATTTTTGATGTCTGTAAAACTTTAGAAAGTGTCCATTGTGCTTTCACTATTCAGATACTGTACAGCAAGTCGTGAAGACAAATCTTTCCCCTAGTGCTGCATcatctgcaaaaaaagaaaaaaaaccaaaacaaaacagatactGAGAGTCAGAGCTAGTAATGCGACACTgaacaaaatcttaaaaatgctTATTCTAAGTTCCATCCAAGTCTACTTACATATACAGTCAAAAGGCAAACTACAGACAGGTGGTTACTGTTAAATAATTCAAGCTAGTTTCTATTGAGTAACTTGATAAATCTCTGGGCAGTTGAGGAACTAGTAGGAACttagttcttttctttcttcttcttctctctttcaaaaGGACAAGATCCACAAACTTTAATGATCATGACAGCACTTGCTTTATCAGTGTCAGAATGAAGACTAACCCATGTTTGCAGCAATATTGCTTTTTATTGCTTACGGGCATTCCATGCAAAATACCTCCTTTTTGATCCTAGGGTTGCTACAGATATTAGTATAGTTTGTCCATTACAGATTAGGTAATCTTGCTAGTCCAGGTGAtaggacagaaaacagaagggcGCTATCGGAATTGATTGTGTAAGGCATAAAGTAATTTAGATTCATCTAGAAAATCTATTCAGAAGATAGCTCTATTTAGCATTCTTGAATATAAATGGGTATTTCAACCAAAGTAGTAAAAAAATGTGTCTACATAGCTACTATGTCTACATATACTACATAATGTTTGAAGTTTTAGAGAACTGAGAAATATACCTCTGAATTAGATTCTTAGTTATTGTAACATATGTATGGAACAGACTACAAATGGATCTGTGTTTGACCTTTAGTTACTTAAGAATATGTCTAAATagattttgggtttggttttttttgaaaacaggaaCAAGTAGCAAGATTCATTATCATGCAGGATTTATTTCAGGCTGCATTTGTCGATTCAGTAAAATCTCATTAGgtaaaaaaaatagataagTACTTATGTTTTATAACATCATTTTCTACAAGGAGAAAAGGATGCAATTTACCTCTACAGAACTGACATTGCTCTGGTCAAAACAAAggcctttcccctcccccatcTTTAAAGTTCTGTGAAACCCCTTATCATAGTTGTGATgtacttatttttattacttttttcagCTCCTGTGGCAAAATTAGTATTATAATGTACAAAGTGTTCACTATCTACCAGCAAATTATAGTTCTCTCCTTTTTAATTGTTCCCCCAAGAGAAGTTCAACACTATCACCACCTCAAGTCTGCAAGCCAACACAGTTTGCCACGCTGCATGTACAATTAAGTCATCATGACAGAGACTAAAGCCGGCAGTCTCCCTAACCGTACATCACAGAACTTGACTTAATAGAAAACAACATGCTCAGGGAAAAACTGTCCAGTAACTGATCTCTTGATAGCAAGGATGatctaaaaccaaaacagcctGGGAGGTCAGGTGTTTGCTTTGGTCCCTTCGCCCAACCCCCCCTGCCgccacccccg from Phalacrocorax aristotelis chromosome 4, bGulAri2.1, whole genome shotgun sequence encodes the following:
- the SGMS2 gene encoding phosphatidylcholine:ceramide cholinephosphotransferase 2 is translated as MNTIETAKLEEHMEGQNNDTSNGYSRPTLSVSEENKNGTSKPKGLSNGLRKTAKKYPDYIQIAMPAESRNKFPLEWWKTGIAFVYALFNLILTTVMITVVHERVPPKELSPPLPDKFFDYIDRVKWAFSVSEINGMILVGLWIFQWLFLRYKSIVGRRFFFIIGTLYLYRCITMYVTTLPVPGMHFQCAPKLNGDSQAKVQRILRLISGGGLSITGSHILCGDFLFSGHTVVLTLIYLFIKEYSPRHFWWYHLICWLMSAAGIICILVAHEHYTIDVIIAYYITTRLFWWYHSMANEKTLKVSSQTNFLSRAWWYPIFYFFEKNVQGSVPCSFSWPISWPPSCFKSSCKKYSRVQKTGEDNEKST